One segment of Elusimicrobiota bacterium DNA contains the following:
- a CDS encoding DegT/DnrJ/EryC1/StrS family aminotransferase produces MIPNRLAIEGGRPSRARLLPYHKPAITAKEINEVCRTLRSGWLTSGKVVARLERDFAAYLGAKHAVAVCSGTAALHLALEAIGLKPADEVVVPTFTFTATAEVVTYFGARPVLIDSRAEDFNLDPAAFEAAITKKTKAVIPVHIGGLPCRMDAIRRIARRHDIAVIEDAAHCVPGKFRGRPVGLLGDAAAFSLYANKNITSAEGGVLVTQSSRIADRARVMRLHGMDRDAWRRYAPGGSWRYDIVAAGFKYNLTDVHASIAVHQLDRADALWRDRAAIARAYDAAFSLVPELKTPPRSNDSEHAWHLYSLRIIPEKLRVGRDAFFNALRAENIGLSVHFIPLHLMSYYRTNCILAGARFPNADRHFESLVSLPIYSGMSRRDVSDVITAVQKVVTAYRR; encoded by the coding sequence GTGATTCCAAACAGGCTCGCCATCGAAGGAGGCCGACCGTCGAGGGCACGCCTCCTCCCCTACCATAAGCCCGCTATCACCGCCAAAGAAATAAACGAGGTGTGCCGCACCCTGCGTTCCGGCTGGCTCACCTCGGGGAAAGTCGTCGCCCGCCTGGAGCGGGACTTCGCCGCATATCTAGGGGCCAAGCATGCCGTCGCCGTATGCTCGGGCACTGCCGCTCTCCACCTTGCGCTGGAAGCCATCGGTCTCAAGCCGGCCGATGAGGTCGTCGTGCCGACGTTTACCTTCACTGCGACTGCGGAGGTTGTCACCTATTTCGGCGCTCGCCCTGTACTGATCGATTCCCGCGCAGAGGACTTCAACCTCGACCCCGCCGCCTTCGAAGCCGCGATAACGAAGAAGACCAAGGCCGTCATCCCGGTTCATATCGGCGGATTGCCATGCCGCATGGACGCAATCCGCAGAATCGCCCGCCGCCATGACATCGCGGTCATCGAAGACGCCGCACACTGCGTACCTGGGAAGTTCCGCGGCCGTCCGGTCGGGCTCCTCGGCGACGCCGCAGCCTTCAGTCTTTACGCCAACAAGAATATTACCTCGGCGGAGGGGGGGGTTTTGGTTACTCAATCCTCCAGGATCGCCGACCGCGCACGTGTGATGCGTCTTCATGGGATGGACCGGGACGCCTGGAGGCGCTACGCTCCCGGAGGATCCTGGCGTTACGACATCGTTGCGGCGGGATTCAAGTACAACCTCACCGACGTCCACGCCTCCATCGCCGTTCATCAATTGGACAGAGCCGATGCGCTATGGCGCGATCGAGCCGCCATCGCACGCGCGTATGACGCAGCGTTCTCCCTCGTCCCGGAGCTCAAAACCCCCCCGAGAAGCAACGACAGCGAGCACGCCTGGCATCTCTATTCCCTTCGGATCATACCCGAGAAGCTGCGCGTTGGTCGCGATGCCTTTTTTAATGCGCTAAGAGCGGAGAATATCGGTCTGAGCGTGCATTTCATCCCGCTTCACCTCATGTCCTACTATCGGACGAATTGCATTCTCGCCGGGGCGCGCTTCCCCAACGCCGACCGACATTTCGAATCCCTCGTATCGCTTCCGATCTATTCCGGGATGAGCCGCCGGGACGTCAGCGATGTCATCACGGCCGTACAGAAGGTCGTCACCGCCTACCGAAGATGA
- a CDS encoding glycosyltransferase family 2 protein, producing MTPQAPTSSPEISVLVVCRNEEPHIRRCLESILAQRYPPEQMELIIVDGCSTDRTKDIAEELLRTNCRCLWRSFINPRKTLASGWNIAIRASKGRHIIRIEAHGAIPEDFITANLRALQACPTAAAVGGILRTPPQEGFRLALSKVMTSRFGVGNSGFRTGTGGGETDSLWQALYRREVFDVLGGFDESLPRHQDNEFHTRMRKAGMKLHLDPSIHSTYYGRDTLNQTLRQMFSNGRVWGEMIVRGKHQALSPRHLVPFVFLSILFLLLGAATFSTHARLGLILVLTAHMMGGTAAALRDRGGLPLRWVVLFPPIFLSVHLSYGLGTLAGLLTPLHEFVAGREPAL from the coding sequence TTGACTCCTCAGGCCCCGACGTCTTCGCCGGAGATCTCAGTCCTAGTGGTATGCCGTAACGAGGAGCCGCATATCCGACGTTGCCTAGAGAGCATCCTCGCACAACGATATCCACCAGAGCAGATGGAGCTTATCATCGTCGACGGATGCTCCACTGACCGGACGAAGGACATCGCAGAAGAGCTTCTCCGCACCAACTGCCGTTGCCTGTGGCGGTCGTTCATCAACCCACGGAAGACCCTCGCCTCGGGCTGGAACATCGCGATACGCGCCTCGAAGGGCCGTCACATCATCCGGATCGAAGCACATGGCGCTATCCCGGAGGATTTCATCACTGCGAACCTCCGCGCCCTACAGGCCTGCCCGACTGCAGCCGCCGTCGGAGGCATCCTCCGCACCCCGCCGCAAGAGGGATTCCGGCTCGCCCTATCCAAGGTCATGACCTCCCGTTTTGGCGTTGGGAACTCGGGGTTTCGGACGGGCACAGGCGGAGGGGAGACCGACAGCCTTTGGCAGGCTCTCTATCGGCGAGAAGTCTTCGACGTCCTTGGGGGGTTCGACGAGTCTCTTCCGCGGCATCAGGACAACGAGTTTCATACCCGAATGCGCAAGGCTGGCATGAAGCTCCATCTCGACCCCTCAATCCACTCGACGTACTACGGCCGCGATACGCTTAATCAGACCCTGCGTCAGATGTTCTCGAACGGACGGGTCTGGGGGGAGATGATCGTCCGGGGCAAACATCAGGCCCTCTCCCCTCGGCATCTCGTCCCGTTCGTCTTTCTATCCATCCTGTTCCTCCTGCTGGGTGCGGCTACGTTCTCTACGCACGCCCGCCTCGGTCTCATCCTGGTTCTCACGGCACATATGATGGGGGGGACCGCCGCCGCCCTGCGGGACCGCGGAGGATTGCCCCTGCGATGGGTCGTGCTCTTCCCTCCGATATTCCTTTCCGTCCATCTCAGCTACGGCCTTGGGACCCTCGCAGGACTTCTGACTCCCCTGCATGAGTTCGTTGCTGGCCGGGAGCCCGCGTTGTGA
- a CDS encoding glycosyltransferase, with translation MISPMASQSSLDIIIIGYNEGTLLRDCIHSAKLAAAELRDRTGIPALITYVDSDSTDSSVALARAEGLPVLRAPPGYRTPANARNTGMFLTHGDFVQFLDGDMTLELGWLPAGIAFLSSRSDVAGVAGYRDDIRPTALGPLHIKNYYKSPAHALPAGDSLGGAFLFHRRALEAIRGFNPACHEEELYAKMAFADLRLGLYRIPHPMIVHHDEKIATFRQKMENAFGVRSRSQGQMLRHAFKSLARLRCILYAYRWIFLHLSVLFVLGLGGAVWKFSTHAGNELPFALAAIASIYTLWLIYQREGIYRGGFAWLALSVEAINLVIYAFLPIRDFSENTEANTDYLAKIEALNRMKSTPPRNPS, from the coding sequence ATGATCTCTCCAATGGCTTCGCAAAGCTCTCTTGACATCATCATCATCGGCTACAATGAAGGGACTCTTCTGCGAGACTGCATCCACTCAGCCAAACTCGCCGCTGCCGAGCTCAGAGATCGGACGGGCATTCCCGCTCTCATCACCTACGTCGACAGCGATTCGACAGATTCTTCCGTTGCTCTCGCACGCGCGGAGGGACTCCCTGTCCTGCGCGCCCCCCCTGGCTATCGGACGCCTGCCAACGCGCGCAACACGGGAATGTTCCTCACGCATGGAGACTTCGTGCAGTTCCTCGACGGAGACATGACCCTTGAGCTGGGCTGGCTCCCCGCGGGGATCGCCTTCCTCTCCTCCCGCTCGGACGTAGCGGGCGTGGCGGGATATCGCGACGACATCCGGCCGACAGCGCTCGGGCCGCTGCACATCAAGAACTACTATAAGAGTCCAGCCCACGCGCTCCCCGCAGGAGATTCCCTCGGCGGAGCGTTCCTCTTCCATCGCAGGGCGCTCGAAGCCATCCGGGGGTTCAACCCCGCATGCCATGAGGAGGAGCTCTACGCAAAGATGGCTTTCGCCGATCTCCGCCTCGGGCTTTATCGGATCCCGCATCCGATGATCGTGCATCACGACGAGAAAATCGCCACCTTTCGGCAGAAGATGGAGAACGCCTTCGGAGTGCGGAGCCGTTCCCAGGGGCAGATGTTGCGACACGCGTTCAAGTCCCTCGCTCGGCTCCGCTGCATCCTCTACGCGTACCGATGGATATTTCTTCATCTCTCCGTCCTCTTTGTTTTGGGACTCGGGGGCGCTGTCTGGAAATTCTCCACCCACGCGGGGAACGAATTGCCGTTCGCACTGGCCGCGATCGCGAGCATCTATACCCTCTGGCTCATCTACCAGCGAGAGGGGATATATCGTGGCGGCTTCGCCTGGCTCGCGCTCAGCGTCGAAGCCATCAATCTCGTAATCTACGCATTCCTTCCTATTCGCGACTTCTCAGAGAATACTGAGGCCAACACGGATTACCTCGCGAAGATTGAGGCCCTCAACAGGATGAAGAGCACCCCGCCGAGGAACCCATCTTGA
- a CDS encoding class I SAM-dependent methyltransferase codes for MIDLKLSIMRACKKNTLLFRMLRTINRHYVHRSGRFKSFFRRIRKPPYDIHALIHVDPLKITRYCHYSSNKFLDAGKILDGDWDRALWDFAQYHGIGPAYEAHFRQGIPWEKTEYFAYLLKKITAGYIHVGAKSPDELRRRFSRQDEIYDDIRRNGYRLQREIPNPDGGPLHEGDEVAVHVGRDGDLLLADGVHRLMMTRLLGLRSIPVRVSIRHAHWVRFVEEILDVARYNGDGHIYHQLTHPDLAAIPASHDDTRMRIIRQHLPNGEKLRVLDIGAHWGHFCHHLEALGHDCVAVESDPQHIYFLRKLRLAENRHFAVIGKSIFDLPPLGHFDVVLALNIFYHFLKTRSSFEKMTRFLSELEADHIFFQPHLTGELLPGESFKDFTPTAFVDFVAQTSGLRKQTLIGADTDQRPIYLLSK; via the coding sequence ATGATCGACCTCAAGCTGAGCATCATGCGTGCATGCAAGAAGAACACCCTTCTTTTTCGCATGCTCCGAACGATCAACCGTCACTACGTGCATCGCTCTGGCCGCTTCAAATCCTTCTTTCGCCGGATTCGGAAGCCTCCATACGACATCCACGCTCTGATCCATGTCGACCCACTCAAAATCACACGCTACTGCCATTACTCGAGCAACAAGTTTCTTGACGCTGGAAAGATTCTCGACGGCGATTGGGATAGGGCTCTTTGGGATTTCGCTCAGTATCACGGGATCGGGCCGGCGTATGAGGCCCATTTCAGGCAGGGGATCCCATGGGAGAAGACGGAGTATTTCGCCTATCTTCTGAAGAAGATCACTGCCGGATACATCCATGTCGGAGCGAAGTCTCCCGATGAACTGCGTCGCAGATTCAGCCGTCAAGACGAGATTTACGACGACATCCGGCGCAACGGATATCGACTCCAGCGGGAGATACCGAATCCTGATGGAGGTCCGCTCCATGAAGGAGATGAGGTCGCCGTCCATGTCGGACGCGACGGGGATTTGCTTCTCGCTGACGGCGTCCATCGACTCATGATGACAAGGCTCTTGGGTCTTCGAAGCATCCCTGTCAGGGTCTCGATCCGCCACGCACACTGGGTGCGCTTTGTCGAAGAAATTCTGGATGTCGCGCGCTACAACGGGGACGGTCACATCTACCATCAGCTGACGCACCCGGATCTCGCCGCGATCCCCGCATCCCACGACGACACGCGTATGAGGATCATCCGCCAACATCTCCCGAATGGCGAGAAGCTGCGCGTCCTGGACATCGGGGCGCATTGGGGCCATTTCTGTCACCATCTCGAGGCGCTCGGACACGATTGCGTCGCCGTCGAATCCGACCCCCAACACATCTACTTCCTACGCAAGCTCCGCCTGGCGGAGAACCGCCATTTCGCCGTCATCGGCAAGTCAATCTTCGACCTGCCGCCCCTCGGGCACTTCGATGTGGTCCTCGCACTCAACATCTTCTATCACTTCCTCAAAACGCGTTCATCCTTCGAGAAGATGACGAGATTCCTCTCCGAACTAGAGGCCGATCACATCTTTTTCCAGCCCCATCTCACAGGAGAACTGCTCCCGGGAGAATCCTTTAAGGATTTCACACCGACGGCATTCGTTGATTTCGTCGCGCAAACAAGCGGGCTCCGCAAACAGACTCTCATCGGCGCGGATACGGACCAGCGCCCCATATATCTGCTATCCAAATGA
- a CDS encoding O-antigen ligase family protein encodes MPADNAQVETSSTSYLLARDPGIPQAATGAQSFFRELLPRWLLIGSAFFITWGDGLQKTAEFDFSKIFVACSTGLILHWAIFSSFSMRKAPKALKWLLIYGALHTLFALFLSESGFASWQPFYFEQELLNEFIRINESLSLNVIRYFYFVLFAFAVAHSLKSAAQLRELCVAMSLGLLTVIGLGGYSYESKSNELIHAMGYLDPNSCGRVAVFAFFIGLMHLVDKSKNLIARILFALFAITALCVTLMTSSRGAFMGLLAGSVIAILYSPRLRGKFVISLVLLACGAIVAYLLPDNVYYTRSRFARISEDRGSNRLETWEVYLSQIDEYVLTGVGVSNSGKIVEDSTVASGAPHNTYLLMLVEQGIIGFSLFLIFLHTLWRRLSVLTRQATRSQSAVMLGMLAAYLANFVFLDSFQSRDFCMAAGIIIAATAKDWRPVEPPGDLP; translated from the coding sequence ATGCCCGCTGACAACGCCCAGGTCGAGACGTCCTCGACGTCATACCTCCTTGCCCGTGACCCCGGGATACCTCAAGCAGCCACGGGCGCTCAATCTTTTTTCAGGGAACTGCTTCCCCGCTGGCTGCTCATAGGGTCGGCGTTCTTCATCACCTGGGGGGACGGACTCCAGAAGACCGCGGAATTCGATTTCTCTAAGATATTCGTCGCATGCTCCACGGGGCTCATCCTCCACTGGGCGATCTTCTCATCCTTCTCAATGAGAAAGGCCCCGAAAGCCCTGAAATGGCTCCTCATCTACGGAGCGCTCCACACGCTCTTCGCCCTGTTCCTCTCGGAATCAGGATTCGCAAGTTGGCAGCCTTTCTACTTCGAGCAAGAGCTTCTCAACGAATTCATCCGCATCAATGAATCCCTCTCGCTGAACGTCATCCGCTATTTCTACTTCGTCCTCTTCGCCTTCGCCGTTGCGCACAGTCTAAAATCCGCAGCCCAACTGCGCGAGCTCTGCGTCGCCATGAGCCTTGGACTCCTGACCGTGATCGGCCTCGGCGGATATTCATATGAATCCAAATCCAACGAACTCATCCACGCGATGGGCTACCTCGACCCGAATTCCTGCGGCCGCGTCGCGGTCTTCGCGTTCTTTATTGGCCTCATGCATCTCGTCGATAAGAGCAAGAATCTTATTGCTCGGATACTGTTCGCGCTCTTCGCCATCACAGCGCTCTGCGTCACGCTCATGACGAGTTCCCGCGGGGCCTTCATGGGACTCCTCGCCGGCAGCGTCATTGCCATCCTCTACAGCCCTCGACTGCGAGGGAAATTCGTCATATCGCTCGTACTTCTCGCCTGCGGCGCCATCGTCGCCTATCTTCTGCCGGACAACGTCTACTACACGCGAAGCCGTTTCGCCCGCATCTCCGAAGACCGGGGCTCAAACCGCCTTGAGACTTGGGAAGTGTACCTCTCTCAAATCGACGAGTATGTGCTCACGGGTGTCGGAGTCTCGAATTCTGGGAAAATCGTCGAAGACAGCACCGTCGCCTCTGGAGCCCCCCACAACACCTACCTCCTCATGCTCGTCGAGCAAGGCATCATCGGGTTCTCCCTATTCCTGATCTTCCTCCACACTCTCTGGCGACGTTTAAGCGTCCTCACGAGACAGGCCACAAGATCGCAGTCCGCCGTTATGCTCGGCATGCTCGCTGCTTATCTGGCGAATTTCGTCTTCCTCGACAGCTTTCAAAGCCGCGACTTCTGTATGGCAGCCGGCATCATCATCGCGGCCACAGCCAAAGACTGGCGCCCAGTCGAGCCTCCCGGGGACTTGCCATGA